One segment of Cetobacterium sp. NK01 DNA contains the following:
- the hflX gene encoding GTPase HflX, which yields MIKGNVEGVRDSILAELDTIYSMNVEKGKLVSPEIVALITDITRVINREISVSIDRKGKILEVAIGDSNSVELPILEISSKKLSGVKVIHTHPNGYSKLSMIDISALLKLKLDAILAIGVGETEITGVNIGYCKIENQELTYEEIENLSLDKVMSTDYLDKVLEIEAELRKSDVIEDDSEYAIVVGVDSEESLDELEELARACDVNVAGRIFQKIKRIDNIFYIGSGKVRELALLRQIKNANLIIFDEELSGVQIKNLEAVTGCKVIDRTILILEIFARRARTREAKIQVELAQLKYRSQRLIGLGSIMSRTGGGIGTKGPGEKKLEIDRRRIKDEIFALRQELEKIKKIRALQRTKRESSGIPRVSLVGYTNVGKSTLRNLLVEMYPSDNTVKKEAVFAENMLFATLDATTRTMVLPDKRVTALTDTVGFVRKLPHDLIEAFKSTLEEVIFSDLLVHLVDASSDTVVQQIKSVENVLTELGAIDKPTILALNKCDVATEEQIEKLKELYSHMDIVEISAKNEINIDVLMEKITDSLPRTMKKIELLIPYSESSINAYLHRNAIIENESYEADGTLVIATVSDEVFNKCSKFIIKEI from the coding sequence ATGATAAAAGGTAATGTTGAAGGAGTTAGAGATTCTATTTTAGCAGAATTGGATACTATTTATAGTATGAATGTTGAAAAAGGAAAACTTGTTAGCCCTGAAATTGTTGCACTTATAACTGATATAACTAGAGTTATAAATCGTGAAATTAGTGTTTCAATTGATAGAAAAGGAAAAATATTAGAAGTTGCTATTGGAGATAGTAATAGTGTTGAACTGCCTATTTTGGAAATCTCTAGTAAAAAATTAAGTGGAGTTAAAGTTATTCATACTCATCCCAATGGATACTCTAAACTTTCTATGATTGATATTTCAGCTTTATTAAAATTAAAATTGGATGCTATATTAGCTATTGGAGTAGGAGAAACTGAAATAACAGGTGTTAATATAGGTTACTGCAAGATAGAAAATCAAGAGCTAACTTATGAAGAAATCGAAAATTTATCTTTAGATAAAGTTATGTCTACAGATTATTTAGATAAAGTTTTAGAAATTGAGGCTGAACTTAGAAAAAGTGATGTTATTGAAGATGATAGTGAATATGCTATAGTTGTTGGTGTGGATTCTGAAGAAAGTTTAGATGAATTAGAAGAGTTAGCAAGAGCTTGTGATGTTAATGTAGCTGGAAGAATTTTTCAAAAGATCAAAAGAATTGATAATATCTTCTATATTGGTAGTGGAAAAGTTAGAGAGTTAGCTTTATTAAGACAGATTAAAAATGCTAACTTAATAATTTTTGATGAAGAGTTAAGTGGAGTTCAGATTAAAAACTTAGAAGCTGTTACGGGATGTAAAGTTATTGATAGAACAATACTTATTCTTGAAATTTTCGCTAGAAGAGCTAGAACTAGGGAAGCTAAAATACAAGTTGAATTAGCACAACTTAAGTATAGAAGTCAAAGACTTATTGGTTTAGGTAGTATCATGTCTAGGACTGGTGGAGGAATTGGAACTAAGGGACCTGGAGAAAAAAAGTTAGAGATAGATAGAAGAAGAATTAAAGATGAAATCTTTGCTCTTAGACAAGAATTAGAAAAAATAAAAAAAATTAGAGCTCTTCAAAGAACTAAAAGAGAAAGTTCTGGTATTCCTAGAGTTTCTTTAGTTGGATATACTAACGTAGGGAAATCAACACTTAGAAATCTTCTTGTGGAAATGTATCCAAGTGATAATACTGTTAAAAAAGAAGCTGTTTTTGCAGAAAATATGCTTTTTGCAACTTTAGATGCTACTACTAGAACTATGGTTCTTCCAGATAAAAGAGTTACTGCTCTAACTGATACTGTTGGATTTGTTAGAAAACTTCCTCATGATTTAATTGAAGCTTTTAAATCCACATTAGAAGAAGTTATTTTTTCTGATTTACTTGTTCATTTAGTTGATGCTTCAAGCGATACTGTTGTTCAACAGATTAAATCTGTTGAAAATGTTTTAACAGAATTAGGTGCAATAGACAAACCTACTATACTTGCTTTAAATAAATGTGATGTAGCTACTGAGGAGCAAATTGAAAAATTAAAAGAATTATATAGTCATATGGATATTGTTGAAATCAGTGCTAAAAATGAGATTAATATCGATGTATTAATGGAAAAAATAACTGATTCCCTTCCAAGAACAATGAAAAAAATAGAACTTTTAATTCCTTATTCAGAAAGTTCAATCAATGCATATTTGCATAGAAATGCTATTATTGAAAATGAGTCATATGAAGCTGACGGAACTTTAGTCATTGCAACTGTTAGTGATGAAGTATTCAATAAATGTTCTAAATTTATAATAAAAGAAATTTAA